From Rhodovastum atsumiense, a single genomic window includes:
- a CDS encoding ferritin-like domain-containing protein, translated as MHNPPPLPPPLATAEDLLALAQALEQEAASRYQDLAARMQGRGEADLARLFTQLAEVEGKHARQVESRSLRLFGTPPDPARVRWDLPENFDEEAARSASLTPYAALVIAVRNEERAFAFYCHVAAAAPPAVAAIAEDLAREELDHAAWLRRARREAWRREGRRPRPVLPEDVAALRNSVMVGRAAMARLHAALALSLQAAGEAALAVIFRQIAEEEASGIVAEESCPGVQDGLRVLEEEFERLADIAARSSDSAMVALAQEEAERTLRWLARAGGAWRNELLQPVAPA; from the coding sequence ATGCACAATCCGCCACCGCTGCCGCCCCCGCTCGCCACGGCCGAGGACCTGCTTGCCCTGGCCCAGGCGCTCGAACAGGAGGCGGCGTCGCGCTACCAGGACCTCGCGGCGCGGATGCAGGGGCGCGGCGAGGCAGACCTCGCGCGCCTGTTCACGCAGCTTGCCGAAGTGGAGGGCAAGCACGCCCGGCAGGTGGAAAGCCGCAGCCTGCGCCTGTTCGGAACCCCGCCCGATCCGGCGCGCGTGCGCTGGGACCTGCCGGAGAATTTCGACGAGGAAGCCGCGCGCTCGGCCAGCCTGACGCCCTATGCCGCACTTGTCATCGCGGTGCGCAACGAGGAACGGGCCTTCGCTTTTTACTGCCACGTCGCCGCGGCGGCGCCGCCGGCGGTGGCGGCCATCGCCGAGGATCTGGCGCGGGAGGAACTGGATCATGCCGCGTGGCTCCGCCGGGCCCGGCGGGAAGCGTGGCGCCGCGAGGGGCGGCGGCCGCGGCCGGTTTTGCCGGAAGATGTGGCGGCATTGCGGAACAGCGTGATGGTGGGCCGGGCGGCGATGGCACGGCTGCACGCGGCGCTGGCGCTATCCCTGCAGGCGGCGGGCGAAGCGGCGCTGGCCGTGATCTTCCGGCAGATCGCGGAGGAAGAAGCATCCGGCATCGTGGCGGAGGAGTCCTGTCCGGGCGTGCAGGATGGACTGCGCGTCCTGGAGGAGGAATTCGAGCGGCTGGCTGATATCGCCGCACGCAGCAGCGATTCCGCCATGGTCGCACTGGCCCAGGAAGAAGCGGAACGGACGCTGCGCTGGCTGGCCCGCGCCGGCGGGGCCTGGCGCAAC